GTGGGCGATGACCGAAGCAAATCGAGTAGCATTGGACTTCTTTGGATGGTATGTATGAACTATAAAGAAGAgatttttgttttcctttggTATTGTTTTAATATTGAAATCGCTAAACAGGTTTGCGGCTAAGGTGGAGTGGATAATGTTGTATGTTCTAGCTCGGGATAGTGAAGGAATGTTGTCTAAAGAGGCGGTAAGGTGTTTTGATGGGAGTTTGTTTGATTACATTGCAAAGATGCAGATGAGTGAAAGGAAGATGTactaagaagaagatgaagaacttCTTAGTCTTGTTTggtgataataataatgataataaagtGTACTACCAGACAAGAAGAAAACAAAGTTTTTTCTGCATTgtgtttcaatatattatatgttgCAGTAATATATCTTGTTACCACCATTATCTCAAATCTTAAAGAGGAATGATCCAACTTGTAGTGAGCAAAGCATATGCataaaaccaaaatcaaatcaataaaaatcacaaaaattgAAAGGGTATATGATTCTAATCTCAGTTGTgaatcaaaaaacaaaattgacaaGTTTTTAAAAGCAAAAGAGTCCCCCGGCTTTATCAGACAATAGCATTGGCAGCACTTGCAATTCTGGGTCATAAATCAGCACATTCCTTCCCAATTGGACCAGTAATGGCAGAACCTGGTTTTTTTAccattaaacaaataattgtgagtGAATGAATGAGGCCTAAAGATGATAtagtaatttaacacattttgagacattttttaCCTTTCATTTCTCCCTTAGGATTCACTATCACACCAGCATTATCTGCATAgtaacaacatatttatcaaccaagatatttacatattacaatcaacaaatttcatatataaaaaagacCGAGAAGTATGTAAGACTTAGAACGCAAATAAGTGAGTATAGTGTTTCTAAATACATCATTCATCATACCATAAACTTTATTCATTATCCCTAAACTCTTTCTTTAATATCTTAGTGGGTATATACAATACCCAAACACCCTTGAAAACCAATactaaagaaaaactatttctAAATCCTCAGCATAACAAATAAGGGATTGTATCAATCAAATCGTGAAAAGAGTGGGTTCTTGTCTAACTGTTCTAGTAAAGAATAACAAAAAATTGGTTAAACAAGTAACAAGttataacacaaaacaaaatcagaatCTACTAAATCACCTTCAAAATACATGAACACTCCATCATTTCAGCGCCAGGGCTTGCGTTGTCTAACAATGACAATAGGCATGACCTTCTGTCTCAAATCAGGTTTCCCTTTCTTCACCGTTGCCATAACCATATCTCCCACACAAGTAGGCGACAATCGATTCAAACGACCCTTGATCCCCTTCACTGATATGATGTAGAGATTCTTCGCGCCGGTATTGTCGGCATAGTTGACCGTAACCGCCACAGGAAGACCCAGTGACATGCGGAACTTGTTTCCCGCCAATCCTCCGTGACCTGAAACGTGTTGTTTTTCAACATTGAATTactatcaagtatcaagcatgtAGTTAACAGAGAATTGTATAGAAGATGAAAAAACTAACATCGCTTCAACATTTTGGCAGCTTCAGAATACAAGGACAAtgtgaaattagggttttagagTATTTATATGAGAACCCTAAATTTAGGATTCGTGGCCagataatatttatcaaatgcgagaaataccaaatgcgagaaatacatttctcgtaattgagccaaatgcgagaaataccaaatgcgagaaatacatttctcgtaattgaggcaaatgcgagaaataccaaatacgagaaatacatttctcgtaattgagcggtaaaacAGGCGCGTGAgggtattacagacttttcACAGGGCAAAAAGGCCCTTTTTGCTAACTTTATCAACCGTAGACCTTTTTGGAATTAGACTTCTTATGAgagccatttcatcaaattttcctTGTGTGGGTCCTCTCTTTCTTTAAAGTTAAACAGatgtattttctttatatttatattttacttaaaaatctctaatagaataaaattctttttatattagaagaaattcaaataaaataggaCCAATATTCATGGTATAAGTAGTACATTGCTTTAAATTCAGCCAGACTTTCAAAAGATGGGTACTTTAAGTGACAACATGTGAAATCTATGTACTAcatgataataaattttataacatttttttactaTAAGTGAAAATAAGTCAATTGGgagtcaattttttaaattataataaaatatctgaGGCCTttgaatcaaacaaaaacaCATTTCACTATTATTACCACCcttcttatataaaataaataataataataaaaagttatactttctaatttaaatattttttttagtaataacaaaatttatgatctttaatctcttaaatatgactatatttatactaaaatattatatttgaaaatgtaaattaaacAAAAGTTGGGAAAGACAAATTCTTTCAATTACCTCTAGGGCTTGTTTGAGAAAAGAGTTTTTTGGGTTTTATCTGGGATAAATTCtaaaaaccttttttttttatcaaaattaagaaaaaactgatttttaaaattaaaaaaactaatttaccCTCTAACTATACACAAATTGTTTAACCTTAATGTTGTCTCTATTACgaaaaattaacaatatttagGTTTCTACTACTTGTCATGTCATTATGATATAAATTactatattacatttttaattatgaaaataaaaattcagaaattaaaaaatctttaatgaatatttgtttTAGCAAATATTTATGACAGACAAATCCGAATATTAAATACTGAATcttaatttatctaattttgaaattatttaaaatagggTAAATTATCTGGGCTGTTCTCTAATTAATCCGATGACTCACTTTTAgtccttaaattaatttttaaaacaaattgttccttcaacttttagaaatgtCACAAATGGTCATTTCGTCAACTTTTTGATTAAACTTAACCgtttaagcttaaaatattattttatatatattatttttaatcattaatttatatataatattatatataaatttatatatatattatctttaatcattcatttatatataatatttataatatatagtttataaataatttgagggtTTAAAATAATTGAGTAGTTGGAAAGTGAGACTTacttctttcaaattattttttcaaatatatattatataaatttatatatatatatatatatatataaaaattaatgattaaagatactatatataaattatttttaaactttatttttatagatatagataaaaataaataatatatatcttttatctatctatatctatatctaaaaaaaaaaaattaagcttaAACCTTTatatttaaccaaaaagttgacggaTGGTCATTGGTGACTtttctaaaagttgaaggacgatttgttttaaaaaatactttaaagaCTATAAATGATCGATCAGAGTAATTAGAGTACCGCCAAGACAATtgctttttaaaataaaagtgtttttaaAAGTGTagacattttattattttattcaaataacttcaAATAACCCATACACATACAAgcataaaaaaatctatttaaattaaaaaaaaatagtactaAAAAACTATTAAAAGATTGAATGTGATTTGAAAAAGTAGTTTAATGATATATTGGGATAGctttctattaatattttattaaagaaagtctctttccaaaaaatctatctagattaaaaaaatagtactAAAACATTATCAAAAGATTGAATGTGATTTAGTTTAATGAGATATTGGGATATTTCTCtattaatactttattaaagAAAGTCTCTTTCCaggtcttgtttgatctttttttttatagttatatttaaacaaaaacaagatCATAGAATCAAAAAATGTATAAAGATGTAGTCTTTATTCAAATCATAGATCATCCATCCCGCCCCGCCTCAATCTCTCTCCGGCAGAGAAAGCTTTATGTACACTgtacttcttcttcatcatcatccatcCTCTGTTCTAGGTTACCTCGCCAACAATGGTGATGGGTATTAAGCTTATTATAATAACATTCTGTTTGAATGCTATGATCTTCAATTGTGAAGGAATAGGCAAATTAAGCAATGAAATATCATCAATGGCGTCTGCAGTTGGAGACCCAGGAATGAGAAGAGATGGTTTAAGAATTGCATTCGAAGCTTGGAACTCCTGCAATGAAGTCGGCCATGAAGAAGCTCCTTCCATGGGTAGTCCCAGAGCAGCCGACTGTTTCGACCTttcaaaagattattcattGAATCACAAGATCAGTGAAAAAATGAACAAGCTTGGAGTTGGTAAACCATTTCCTGGATTAACTTCATCAGCTATGAACAATAAAGACTTATATGCAGTTGAGAAGGAGCTTTATCTAGCTTCATTATGTGAAGTTAAAGAATCTTCAGAAAATCCATGGCAGTTTTGGATGATTATGTTGAAGAATGGTAACTATGATTCAACTTCTGGTTTATGTCCTGAAAATGGGAAGAAGGGTTCTCCTTTTAAACCAGGAAGGTTTCCTTGTTTTGGAAAAGGATGTATGAACCAGCCAGATTTATATCATGAACAAACAAGGTATGATAGGAAAACTAATACTATGATTGGAAGTTTTAAGGGGAGTTATGATTTGGGTTCagatattattgttaaaaataatgataCCTCTTACTTTGAGGTTGtttggaagaagaagattgGAATTGGGAGTTGggttttttatcataaattgaAAACTTCTAAGAAGTATCCATGGTTGATGTTGTATTTAAGAGCTGATGCAACTAAAGGTTTTTCTGGTGGTTATCATTATGATACTAGAGGAATGCTCAAAACTGTAAGTCCAATCAAAACCCTAATCTAGGTTTGGATTCATAGTGTTTGAACTTTGAACAACACTAATCTCTGTTTATTTCTTCTACAGTTACCGGAGTCGCCAAACTTCAAAGTGAAGTTGACATTGAACATCAAACAAGGAGGGGGGCCAAAGAGTCAATTCTACTTAATAGACATGGGAAGTTGTTGGAAAAACGACGGTTCACCATGCAATGGCGATGTTCTAACCGACGTGACTCGATATAGCGAGATGATTATCAACCCTGAGACACCAGCTATTTGCAGCCCGACCAGGCTGCAAAATTGCCCGCCTTACCATATTACACCTAGTGATATCAAGATTTACAGGAACGACACTGCACGATTTCCTTATGGGGCTTATCATTACTATTGTGTACCTGGAAATGGAAAGTACTTGGAGAAACCTTATAGCACTTGTGATCCTTATAGTAATCCTCAGGCTCAAGAAATTGTTCAGCTTTTGCCTCATCCTATATGGGCTGAGTATGGCTATCCTACTAAAAAAGGTGACGGTTGGATTGGGGATGCTAGAACGTGGGAGCTTGATGTTGGCGGCCTTTCGAGTAGACTTTACTTTTATCAGGTCTTTAACACTATTTTGGATATGGGTTGAGAACCAAATGCTTAGTGTCACGGATCTGGGTCTGGATGAGAAACAGTTCGCGATTAGAAACAGTTTTCTCATCTAGCTCCCAATCAAGATCCGTGTTTCTAAATGGGCTAACAAGAACTTAGTTAGacaaatgaacaaaatatttaaatattttcttttgcaGGATCCGGATTCGAAACCTGCAAAACGGATATGGACATCGCTCGATGTGGGGACTGAAGTATTTGTGAGTGACAAAGATGAAACAGCTGAATGGACTCTAAGTGACTTTGATGTGATTCTGAATTCCCCAACCGTTGTCTAGTTTTAGTTACAATcgaatttaaatgaatttattgatcACTCTTATTATTGAATCCTATTTACAATCAGAAAGCAAACAATTTTAtgttaccgttttttaaacttacAAGAGATCTCAGATTGCTCGGTTTTAAAGTAGAATCATTGTCGATCTTTGGCTGCAATACTCTTTGATGTGCCATTCAGAAGCTTTAGATCGGTTTCCAAAACGAACCACCTCTCCCATAAAGATCTTCAATTCATAAAACAATCAGTAAGAATCAATTACTATACAACACAAAAAGATTGCAAGATATATTTGACTTATTAGATGCAGCAAAAACCTCTTATCAATGGCAACAATCGTAGAATTcatcttcattttcattcacTAACTTAGGTTGTTCAAAAGCAAACGGAGGTTGCTGCGCATTAGGGCTAGCTTTATTTGAATGATTGTTCCCcatttttcaaatgaaaatttCAGAAACGCAATCTAATCAAAGATAAAGAGAGGTTACCTTAGGAAGTATACAATTGATAGCAGCCTACATTTACACCATTATAACAATAACTAAAACATGTTATCATATCTACAAAACCTAATTCCATCATTGAAGTATCAATCCGGAAAGAGAAACTGTTACAAGacacaattaaaaatatcaaaggGCTGAGAATCTTACACGTGGAGCTGCTGAAGCCGTTGGATCTGGAGAGCAACattatcttttctttctttttaaataaccatTTGGTTATTCTGTTTTACCTTTCTGCATTTATTTCCCTGTACTGTTTATCATTTTACAAAGTGGTCCCTAGTTTGTTAGGCCACCTCAGCAGTTAGTTTGTAACCAAATTAAGAGAATCTTCTGAGCACTATATACTCAGATAGATTTCTCACGTATGGAGCATGTTGAATGTTATGAGCAGTAGCTCTTTCTTTTATCTCACCTCCTCTCTATCACAACCCTGATTTCTTCATCTTCCTGGTGAAGAACTATCTTCTCTTCCCATCTTTTTCTAGTAACTGTGTatcatttggtatcagagcagtcgATCTTCACGATGGTCGAAACAAGGCATCAATCGGATAACGATTCCCTGCGTGTATCGGTAGAGTCAATGAACCAGACGATAATGGAAGTACGTAAATGGATGGAGACTAAAGTCGGATACATCGAAGAACAATTACATACCTTGGCAACTAAGGATAACGGTGATCGTTCGGAAGATGGTGCAGGGTCTTCACGAACAGGTGCGCCAAGAGATAGGCCGTATGTTCCGCCTACAAGACTCACGAAAGTTGATTTTCCTAAATTTGATGGAGTGGACGTTGAAGGCTGGATTATAGCGGCAGAACAGTTCTTTAGAGTCGATCACACCACAGATGCAACTAAGGTGGAGATCGCTCCTATTCACTTCTCGGGGGATGCTCGAAACTGGTACGGGTCGTTTCTGCAAACCAGAAATCAAACAATAGCATTAACTTGGTTAAATCTCAAGCAGTCGCTGCTTCAGCAATTTGGCCCATCGATTTGTGATACCCCAATCAGGCAACTGAtgaatctgaaacaaaccaaaACTGTTCAAGATTATAATCTAAGGTACATGACTATTTCTCAGAAACTTATACACATGCCGGATGAATATATATTAGACTGCTATCTAAGTGGTCTTAGAGAAGAGATCGCTAACTCGGTACGGCTGTTGCAACCTCAGTCTCTAAACGATGCTATGGCAGTAGCCAAGGTTCAAGAAGCCACCTACAAATCATTGATGAGTAGTGGTTACTTATACAGTCCTAGTCCACCAATCTTACCCACACCCTCTTATCCGAAACCTACCTTGTCTAATCATCCCAAACCATATCACCCTAACCCCTCTTACTCTTACTCTTCCCCTTTTAACCCAAATCCCAGACAGAGGTATATGCAACAAATGGATCCTAAAGTTCTTGATGATAGAAGGAAGAAAGGTCTCTGTTATACTTGTGATGAGAAATACGATTCCAATCACAAGTGTAAAGCCAAGTTGTTTATGATACTAGTGAATGAAACGGGAGAAAGTGAGAACATACCTGAAATAACTGAAACCGCTAACCTGAATACTCTTATGTCCACGCCGAACTGTGAAGAACCTTCCATATCTCTCCATGCCTTGTCTGGATCGAAGAACTATCAAACCCTGCGAATTCTGGGAAAGATTGGGCTACTATCAGTTGTTATTCTCATAGACACTGGTAGTACTCATAATTTTATTAGCAGTAGGGTTCTCAAAAACATTCACCACCCTATTGTTACAACTAAAGCTCTACAAGTAAAGGTAGCTGATGGATCAAACCTGGTAAGTGACCGTTGCTGTCAAGACTTGAAGT
This is a stretch of genomic DNA from Impatiens glandulifera chromosome 4, dImpGla2.1, whole genome shotgun sequence. It encodes these proteins:
- the LOC124933608 gene encoding uncharacterized protein LOC124933608, translated to MVMGIKLIIITFCLNAMIFNCEGIGKLSNEISSMASAVGDPGMRRDGLRIAFEAWNSCNEVGHEEAPSMGSPRAADCFDLSKDYSLNHKISEKMNKLGVGKPFPGLTSSAMNNKDLYAVEKELYLASLCEVKESSENPWQFWMIMLKNGNYDSTSGLCPENGKKGSPFKPGRFPCFGKGCMNQPDLYHEQTRYDRKTNTMIGSFKGSYDLGSDIIVKNNDTSYFEVVWKKKIGIGSWVFYHKLKTSKKYPWLMLYLRADATKGFSGGYHYDTRGMLKTLPESPNFKVKLTLNIKQGGGPKSQFYLIDMGSCWKNDGSPCNGDVLTDVTRYSEMIINPETPAICSPTRLQNCPPYHITPSDIKIYRNDTARFPYGAYHYYCVPGNGKYLEKPYSTCDPYSNPQAQEIVQLLPHPIWAEYGYPTKKGDGWIGDARTWELDVGGLSSRLYFYQDPDSKPAKRIWTSLDVGTEVFVSDKDETAEWTLSDFDVILNSPTVV